One stretch of Halobaculum marinum DNA includes these proteins:
- a CDS encoding winged helix-turn-helix transcriptional regulator, translating into MTANDPDDWRRRLDDLHDALSGKWALHVLRSLRDTPRGFGELRADLDGVSEKTLSRRLRELRCRGLITREMLPRSPPEPRYSLTPAGDRLVTVLSGMERSVEYVDCPDEYGCADDCTVATLDPAVTRQALLEQC; encoded by the coding sequence GTGACCGCGAACGACCCCGACGACTGGCGTCGACGCCTCGACGACCTCCACGACGCGCTCTCGGGCAAGTGGGCACTCCACGTCCTCAGGAGCCTCCGAGACACGCCACGCGGCTTCGGCGAGTTGCGCGCGGACCTCGACGGCGTGTCCGAGAAGACGCTGTCCCGCCGACTCCGCGAACTGCGGTGTCGTGGGCTGATCACCCGCGAGATGCTCCCACGGTCGCCACCAGAACCGCGCTACAGCCTCACGCCCGCCGGCGACCGACTCGTCACCGTCCTCTCGGGGATGGAGCGGTCGGTCGAGTACGTCGACTGCCCAGACGAGTACGGCTGTGCCGACGACTGCACGGTCGCCACACTCGACCCAGCGGTGACTCGACAGGCGCTGTTAGAGCAGTGTTGA
- a CDS encoding phospholipase D-like domain-containing protein, whose product MSRPARAARIARVAALVLLLSAVTVAPVAGHQSAATATDPHIDVVLPNPVADDDAGEYVAVAVPAGNWTVSDGESTVRIHSETGGVVVVTGDPRAVVDPPDGRVLDADLSLSNAGERLVLARAGAGGEEGEVVDVVSYERAPEGKRWVDGADPQWRPVGYDARSPQSLGATEATAFVLPDAPGPPVAPIRRATDRVLLAGYTFASERVAEALIDAQGRGATVRVLLDGGPVGGITERQAALLDRLVAAGVEVRVVAGPRARFRYHHAKYAVADDTAVVLTENWKPSGTGGADSRGWGVVLRSDRSADALAFLYRSDAGWRDAVPWREFRTGRAFTDADDAGADDAGGDETYPTRHDPADVRVERVTLLTAPGNAASGVVAVVDDADERVDVLQPTVADGPLLAATRRAAERGVTVRLLLSNAWYVAEENAALAERLNDWADRADVPFEARVADPDGRFGKVHAKGVVADDTAVVGSLNWNPTSATENREVVVALEGDAVADYYRESYAADWRAGRGGQRGDGAPLPPVLGVAAVGAAAGVALLLHRRVTFEADGGDDGGGPIG is encoded by the coding sequence GTGTCCCGCCCCGCCCGCGCCGCCCGAATCGCGCGCGTCGCCGCGCTCGTGCTCCTCCTCTCGGCGGTCACGGTCGCCCCCGTCGCCGGACACCAGTCGGCGGCCACCGCCACCGACCCGCACATCGACGTGGTCCTCCCGAACCCCGTCGCCGACGACGACGCGGGCGAGTACGTCGCCGTCGCCGTCCCGGCAGGCAACTGGACGGTGAGCGACGGCGAGTCGACCGTCCGAATCCACAGCGAGACGGGCGGCGTCGTCGTCGTGACCGGCGACCCGCGGGCAGTCGTCGACCCACCGGACGGACGCGTGCTCGACGCGGACCTCTCGCTGTCGAACGCGGGGGAGCGGCTCGTCCTCGCGCGGGCGGGCGCGGGCGGCGAGGAGGGCGAGGTAGTCGACGTGGTGTCGTACGAGCGCGCGCCGGAGGGGAAGCGGTGGGTCGACGGCGCCGACCCCCAGTGGCGACCGGTCGGCTACGACGCTCGCTCGCCCCAGTCACTCGGCGCGACCGAGGCGACTGCGTTCGTCCTCCCAGACGCCCCCGGGCCACCGGTCGCGCCGATCCGACGAGCCACCGACCGGGTGTTGCTCGCGGGCTACACCTTCGCCTCCGAGCGCGTTGCCGAAGCACTGATCGACGCTCAGGGACGAGGCGCGACGGTTCGCGTGCTCCTCGACGGCGGCCCAGTCGGTGGGATCACCGAGCGACAGGCGGCGCTGCTCGACCGACTCGTCGCCGCGGGCGTCGAGGTTCGGGTGGTAGCGGGCCCTCGCGCCCGGTTCCGCTACCATCACGCGAAGTACGCCGTCGCCGACGACACGGCGGTCGTGCTGACGGAGAACTGGAAGCCGAGCGGCACCGGCGGCGCCGACAGTCGCGGGTGGGGCGTCGTCCTCCGGTCTGACCGCTCGGCGGACGCGCTCGCTTTCCTCTACCGGTCGGACGCCGGGTGGCGCGACGCCGTCCCGTGGCGGGAGTTTCGCACGGGACGGGCGTTCACCGACGCAGACGACGCCGGCGCCGACGATGCCGGTGGTGACGAGACGTACCCCACCAGACACGACCCGGCGGACGTGCGCGTCGAGCGCGTGACGCTGTTGACGGCTCCCGGGAACGCGGCCTCAGGTGTCGTCGCCGTCGTCGACGACGCCGACGAGCGGGTGGACGTCCTCCAGCCGACAGTAGCGGACGGACCGTTGCTCGCGGCGACGCGTCGGGCCGCCGAGCGCGGCGTCACGGTGCGACTCCTGCTGTCGAACGCGTGGTACGTCGCCGAGGAGAACGCCGCGCTCGCCGAGCGACTGAACGACTGGGCCGACCGCGCCGACGTGCCGTTCGAGGCGCGCGTCGCCGACCCCGACGGTCGCTTCGGGAAGGTCCACGCGAAGGGCGTCGTCGCCGACGACACGGCGGTCGTCGGCTCGCTCAACTGGAACCCGACGAGCGCAACCGAGAACCGGGAGGTCGTCGTCGCCTTGGAGGGCGACGCCGTCGCCGACTACTACCGCGAGAGCTACGCCGCCGACTGGCGCGCCGGGCGAGGTGGACAGCGGGGTGACGGTGCACCGTTGCCGCCGGTCCTCGGCGTCGCCGCGGTCGGAGCGGCGGCGGGGGTCGCGCTGTTGCTCCACCGGCGCGTGACGTTCGAGGCTGACGGCGGCGACGACGGAGGAGGGCCTATCGGGTGA
- a CDS encoding DUF7547 family protein produces MSAPSRDPRDSEDIAALVEELETTLSQLRAELAEREGRAPDTRDRRPRDRWDDRRRTDPPRPPAVGELFRFTSDYTIPTVVAILEATIEALELLQGVVDLAAPGETPERRRHRDRRDRRGLGRTMLSDALADGVSSATDRASTDAADALARLREALTEADLPTDEESRDLVADARELSAELERRVRDSRATVDRERDRERRDARGSSAGHSDGPVTIAVGDPDDEEAGTDDGEERSDAQADDEGPAPPSVDVDAELESIKRQMGKGDEDTDVDAGSASPESDNDGDDESEDE; encoded by the coding sequence ATGTCCGCTCCCTCCCGTGACCCCCGAGACAGCGAGGATATCGCCGCCCTCGTCGAGGAACTGGAGACGACCCTGTCGCAACTGCGTGCAGAGTTGGCCGAGCGCGAGGGACGTGCCCCCGACACTCGCGACCGGCGTCCCCGTGACCGGTGGGACGACCGCCGACGCACAGACCCCCCGCGTCCGCCTGCCGTCGGTGAACTGTTCCGGTTCACCAGCGACTACACCATCCCGACGGTCGTCGCGATTCTGGAGGCGACCATCGAGGCGCTCGAACTCCTCCAGGGCGTCGTCGACCTCGCCGCGCCCGGTGAGACGCCGGAGCGACGCCGCCACCGCGACCGTCGGGACCGCCGCGGACTCGGGCGCACGATGCTGTCGGACGCGCTCGCGGACGGCGTGTCCTCGGCGACCGACCGCGCGAGCACCGACGCCGCGGACGCGTTGGCCCGACTGCGGGAGGCGCTCACGGAGGCGGACCTCCCGACCGACGAGGAGAGCCGGGACCTCGTCGCCGACGCGCGCGAGTTGAGCGCCGAGTTGGAACGACGCGTCCGTGACTCGCGCGCGACGGTGGACCGCGAACGCGACCGGGAACGCCGTGACGCCCGTGGCTCCTCGGCGGGCCACTCCGACGGGCCGGTGACCATCGCCGTCGGCGACCCGGACGACGAGGAAGCCGGCACGGACGACGGCGAGGAACGCTCGGACGCGCAGGCCGACGACGAGGGCCCCGCGCCGCCGTCTGTCGACGTCGACGCGGAACTGGAGTCGATCAAACGCCAGATGGGGAAGGGCGACGAGGACACCGACGTCGACGCTGGCTCGGCATCACCGGAGTCGGATAACGACGGCGACGACGAGTCCGAAGACGAGTAA
- a CDS encoding FAD synthase has product MSEDDGADEPRVALAQGTFDILHPGHLHYLEDAARHGDELHVIVARRDNVTHKPKPVCPDRQRRDMVGALSVVDEAHLGHPEDFFVPVRDIDPDVIVLGFDQHHDEEALTAALANAGIGAEVTRATGREPRYDGELLSTGDIIDLLIDQRG; this is encoded by the coding sequence ATGAGTGAGGACGACGGCGCCGACGAACCGCGGGTCGCACTCGCGCAGGGCACCTTCGACATCCTCCACCCCGGGCATCTCCACTACTTGGAGGACGCCGCGCGCCACGGCGACGAACTGCACGTGATCGTCGCCCGCCGCGACAACGTCACCCACAAGCCGAAGCCGGTGTGTCCAGACCGCCAGCGTCGCGACATGGTCGGGGCGCTGTCGGTCGTCGACGAGGCGCACCTCGGCCACCCGGAGGACTTCTTCGTCCCCGTCCGCGATATCGATCCGGACGTGATCGTGCTCGGCTTCGATCAGCACCACGACGAGGAGGCGCTCACGGCGGCGCTGGCCAACGCGGGCATCGGCGCCGAGGTGACGCGCGCGACTGGGCGCGAACCGCGGTACGACGGGGAGTTGCTCTCGACGGGCGACATCATCGACCTGCTGATCGACCAGCGCGGCTAA
- a CDS encoding NADH:flavin oxidoreductase/NADH oxidase, with the protein MVDHLFSPLTLRGTEIPNRVFVSPMCQYSSPDGLATDWHLVHLGSRAVGGAGLVMTEATAVSPEGRISPQDLGIWTDEQRDALAPVADFVRSQGSVPAIQLAHAGRKASTYRPWEDERGPVPVDEGGWEVVAPSGPYPRDGDEAPTHTLTTDEIEDVVVDFADAAERALEAGFEVAEVHAAHGYLLHEFLSPVANDRDDEYGGSFENRTRLLREVVDAVRSVWPDDKPVFVRISATDWIDDEPSWDVEQSARLAPMLAEAGADLIDVSAGGISPDQEVPYAGPNYQLPYAEVIREHVEDVGADIAVASVGGITEPEQAEAIVANDRADAVLMAREFLRSPYWPLHAAHELDADVEWPVQYRRAKPR; encoded by the coding sequence ATGGTCGACCACCTGTTCTCGCCGCTCACGCTCCGCGGGACGGAGATTCCCAATCGCGTGTTCGTCTCGCCGATGTGTCAGTACTCCTCGCCGGACGGCCTCGCGACCGACTGGCACCTCGTCCACCTCGGGTCGCGCGCCGTCGGCGGCGCAGGCCTCGTGATGACGGAGGCGACCGCGGTGTCGCCGGAGGGGCGCATCTCGCCACAGGACCTCGGGATCTGGACCGACGAACAGCGCGACGCGCTGGCACCCGTCGCGGACTTCGTCCGCTCGCAGGGGTCGGTGCCGGCGATCCAACTCGCCCACGCGGGACGGAAGGCCTCCACGTACCGACCGTGGGAGGACGAGCGCGGCCCCGTCCCGGTCGACGAGGGTGGCTGGGAGGTCGTCGCCCCGTCCGGACCGTACCCCCGCGACGGGGACGAGGCGCCGACGCACACGCTGACGACCGACGAGATCGAAGACGTCGTCGTTGACTTCGCCGACGCCGCCGAGCGGGCGCTGGAGGCGGGCTTCGAGGTGGCGGAGGTGCACGCGGCCCACGGCTACCTGCTCCACGAGTTCCTCTCGCCCGTGGCGAACGACCGCGACGACGAGTACGGCGGCTCCTTCGAGAACCGCACCCGCCTCCTGCGGGAGGTCGTCGACGCGGTTCGCTCGGTGTGGCCCGACGACAAGCCCGTGTTCGTGCGCATCTCGGCGACCGACTGGATCGACGACGAGCCGTCGTGGGACGTCGAGCAGTCGGCGCGCCTCGCGCCGATGCTCGCGGAGGCGGGTGCGGACCTGATCGACGTGAGCGCGGGCGGCATCTCGCCCGACCAGGAGGTGCCGTACGCGGGGCCGAACTACCAACTCCCGTACGCGGAGGTGATCCGGGAACACGTCGAGGACGTGGGAGCAGACATCGCGGTCGCCTCGGTCGGTGGGATCACGGAGCCGGAACAGGCGGAGGCCATCGTCGCAAACGACCGGGCAGACGCGGTGCTCATGGCTCGGGAGTTCCTCCGGTCGCCGTACTGGCCGCTCCACGCCGCCCACGAACTCGACGCAGACGTCGAGTGGCCCGTGCAGTACCGCCGCGCGAAGCCGCGCTGA
- a CDS encoding OB-fold domain-containing protein, giving the protein MSDQREGGPAFEAARYPDGSITYPAHPVGPDGEAPVETVDLSEYTATVITWTTSTATPPGVREPNHVAIVEFDVDGEPVRAIGQATTGDIDIGDAVEPVYAEELRDPEAGIREPASQEWDGFRFRPVDES; this is encoded by the coding sequence GTGAGCGACCAGCGCGAAGGCGGGCCGGCGTTCGAGGCGGCCCGCTACCCCGACGGGTCGATCACCTACCCCGCGCACCCGGTCGGCCCCGACGGCGAGGCACCGGTGGAGACGGTCGACCTCAGCGAGTATACGGCGACGGTAATCACGTGGACGACGTCGACGGCGACGCCACCGGGCGTCCGCGAGCCGAATCACGTCGCCATCGTCGAGTTCGACGTGGACGGCGAGCCGGTCCGTGCGATCGGACAGGCGACGACCGGCGACATCGACATCGGTGACGCGGTCGAACCCGTCTACGCCGAGGAACTGCGCGACCCCGAAGCCGGCATCCGCGAGCCAGCGAGCCAGGAGTGGGACGGCTTCCGCTTCCGGCCGGTCGACGAGTCGTAG
- a CDS encoding HEAT repeat domain-containing protein, with protein sequence MSDDDPAEETDLVPEVSAEDLDARLDEAAEALEAAETEADLDEVEADLDDVEADLESADLPEPDEDDDDAEDPREELESRLSDLRDDLEEQRGPYASDVVDDVEDVQGTLRDTRWTDAGEADLPGVVDEFFAAVDETLDAELDRSGDDDPEALADALDEPVAAVEDADLDADEDADTIAALLEASDALATGVDDAEEWDDLETHEQLQAQGFYDVLGHYKDYPPELAALKEHEQQGNVEMVLLALDSLGSEFMEEHALDAITRMNDQDAFEAMHQRAGKRDQAAIKALGKMAAEDAVETLVDYVDSDSNPALQKVTFKALGEIGHADAVQPLANKLEMESDEVRPYAARALGLIGDTRAVDPLADIAADDESDNVRAAALWALRQIGTEAALEAAAEYDDDRAFIVQTEAQKARDALDAAAEEAAA encoded by the coding sequence ATGAGCGACGACGACCCGGCCGAGGAGACGGACCTCGTCCCCGAGGTGTCCGCAGAGGACCTCGACGCCCGGCTGGACGAGGCAGCCGAGGCGCTCGAGGCCGCCGAGACCGAGGCGGACCTCGACGAGGTGGAGGCGGACCTCGACGACGTCGAGGCCGACCTGGAGAGCGCCGACCTCCCGGAACCGGACGAAGACGACGACGACGCCGAGGACCCGCGCGAGGAACTGGAGTCGCGCCTGTCGGACCTCCGCGACGACCTTGAAGAACAACGCGGTCCCTACGCGTCCGACGTCGTCGACGACGTCGAGGACGTGCAGGGAACGCTCCGTGACACCCGGTGGACCGACGCCGGCGAAGCGGACCTGCCCGGCGTCGTCGACGAGTTCTTCGCCGCCGTGGACGAGACACTCGACGCCGAGCTCGACCGCTCCGGTGACGACGACCCCGAGGCGCTCGCTGACGCGCTCGACGAGCCCGTCGCGGCCGTCGAGGACGCCGACCTCGACGCCGACGAGGACGCCGACACCATCGCCGCGTTGCTGGAGGCGAGCGACGCGCTGGCGACCGGCGTCGACGACGCCGAGGAGTGGGACGACCTCGAGACCCACGAGCAACTCCAGGCGCAGGGCTTCTACGACGTGCTCGGCCACTACAAGGACTACCCGCCGGAGTTGGCGGCGCTGAAGGAGCACGAACAGCAGGGCAACGTCGAGATGGTGCTGCTCGCGCTGGACTCGCTCGGCTCGGAGTTCATGGAGGAGCACGCGCTCGACGCCATCACCCGGATGAACGACCAGGACGCGTTCGAGGCGATGCACCAGCGCGCCGGCAAGCGCGACCAGGCCGCGATCAAGGCGCTCGGCAAGATGGCCGCCGAAGACGCCGTGGAGACGCTCGTCGACTACGTCGACTCCGACTCGAATCCGGCGCTCCAGAAGGTGACGTTCAAAGCGCTGGGCGAAATCGGCCACGCGGACGCCGTCCAACCGCTCGCGAACAAACTCGAGATGGAGAGCGACGAGGTGCGACCGTACGCCGCCCGCGCGCTCGGCCTCATCGGCGACACGCGCGCCGTCGACCCGCTCGCGGACATCGCCGCCGACGACGAGAGCGACAACGTTCGCGCCGCCGCGCTGTGGGCGCTCCGACAGATCGGCACCGAGGCGGCGCTCGAAGCCGCCGCCGAGTACGACGACGATCGCGCGTTCATCGTCCAGACCGAAGCGCAGAAGGCCCGCGACGCGCTCGACGCCGCCGCCGAGGAAGCCGCGGCGTAA
- the dpsA gene encoding DNA starvation/stationary phase protection protein DpsA codes for MSTHKHVRKSAGEVTGSEALRMDAERAEQVVDALNTDLAATYVLYHQLKKHHWNVEGAEFRDLHLFLGEAAGHAEAFADELAERAQALGGVPHASMTTLEAEAPIAPESEDVYDIRTSLENDMGIYGEIIETLREHIELADRLGDFATSELLRENIVTVEQDAHHIEHYLEDDTLVFEGAME; via the coding sequence ATGAGCACCCACAAGCACGTGCGCAAGTCGGCTGGCGAGGTCACCGGGTCGGAAGCGCTCCGCATGGACGCCGAGCGGGCCGAACAGGTCGTCGACGCGCTCAACACGGACCTCGCGGCGACGTACGTCCTCTACCACCAGTTGAAGAAGCACCACTGGAACGTCGAGGGCGCCGAGTTCCGCGACCTCCACCTGTTCCTCGGTGAGGCCGCCGGCCACGCCGAGGCGTTCGCCGACGAGTTGGCCGAGCGGGCGCAGGCGCTCGGCGGCGTGCCGCACGCGTCGATGACGACGCTGGAGGCCGAGGCACCCATCGCTCCCGAGAGCGAGGACGTGTACGACATCCGCACGTCGCTGGAGAACGACATGGGCATCTACGGCGAGATCATCGAGACACTCCGCGAACACATCGAACTCGCGGACCGACTCGGCGACTTCGCCACGAGCGAACTGCTCCGCGAGAACATCGTGACGGTCGAGCAGGACGCCCACCACATCGAACACTACCTCGAGGACGACACGCTCGTCTTCGAGGGCGCGATGGAGTAA
- a CDS encoding DHH family phosphoesterase: MTDSAAGRSGENGEGDSRPVVYELDAACTLTDVEVGARYRAVVNGVVDYGVFVDISEEVSGLLHESNLDGQTFDVGDELVVLLEELKENGDVSFDLADVDLADAEVLAVEHEPEITAVADGRVGDHVTVEGEITQIKQTGGPTIFHVADETGVLAAAAFEEAGVRAYPTVEIGDVARVTGSVEKHNGAKQLEVDDVSVLTGDTAAAARERLDEAMRERAEPEPVDPLVEWEAFESLRPELEDLARTLRRTVLEGRPIRIRHHADGDGMCAAIPVQLALENFIEEVHEGDDAARHNLKRLPSKAPFYEMEDVTRDLNFALEGRARHGQKLPFLLMLDNGSTEEDVPAYKNLAHYDVPIAVVDHHHPDPEAVNDLLDHHVNPYLHDEDYRITTGMMCVELARLIDPSVTDELRHVPAVAGLSDRSKAEVMEEFLALAEEAGYDRDAIEDIGEALDYAAHWLRYSEGKTLVSDVLNVGSDDDERHRDLVEFLSTRAARDVEEQLDAVEPHVEHERLDSDAHLYRIDLENFAKRFTYPAPGKTTGELHDRKVRATGEPVITIGYGPDFAVLRSDGVRLDIPQMVTELNEEVVGGGVSGGGHLVVGSIKFVEGRREDVIDALVEKMADAELDEELSTTVELDD; encoded by the coding sequence ATGACTGATTCCGCCGCCGGACGTTCCGGCGAGAACGGGGAGGGGGATTCCCGACCCGTGGTCTACGAACTCGACGCTGCGTGCACGCTCACCGACGTGGAAGTCGGTGCGCGCTACCGCGCGGTCGTCAACGGTGTGGTCGACTACGGCGTCTTCGTCGACATCTCCGAGGAAGTGTCCGGCCTGCTCCACGAGTCCAACCTCGACGGGCAGACGTTCGACGTGGGCGACGAACTGGTCGTCCTGCTGGAGGAGTTGAAGGAGAACGGCGACGTGTCGTTCGACCTCGCCGACGTGGACCTCGCCGACGCCGAGGTGCTCGCGGTCGAGCACGAACCGGAAATCACCGCCGTCGCCGACGGTCGCGTGGGTGACCACGTGACCGTCGAGGGTGAGATCACGCAGATCAAACAGACCGGCGGGCCGACCATCTTCCACGTCGCCGACGAGACTGGCGTGCTCGCGGCGGCCGCCTTCGAGGAGGCAGGCGTCCGCGCGTACCCCACCGTCGAGATCGGTGACGTCGCCCGCGTCACCGGCAGCGTCGAGAAGCACAACGGCGCCAAGCAGTTGGAGGTCGACGACGTGTCGGTGCTGACGGGCGACACCGCGGCCGCCGCCCGCGAGCGCCTCGACGAGGCGATGCGCGAACGCGCCGAACCGGAGCCGGTCGACCCGCTCGTCGAGTGGGAGGCGTTCGAGTCGCTCCGCCCGGAACTGGAGGACCTCGCGCGCACGCTCCGCCGCACGGTGCTCGAGGGGCGCCCGATTCGCATCCGCCACCACGCCGACGGCGACGGGATGTGCGCGGCCATCCCGGTCCAACTGGCGCTGGAGAACTTCATCGAGGAGGTCCACGAGGGCGACGACGCAGCGCGGCACAACCTGAAGCGCCTCCCGAGCAAGGCGCCGTTCTACGAGATGGAGGACGTCACGCGCGACCTCAACTTCGCGCTTGAGGGACGCGCCCGCCACGGGCAGAAGCTCCCGTTCCTCCTCATGCTCGACAACGGGTCGACCGAGGAGGACGTCCCCGCCTACAAGAACCTCGCCCACTACGACGTGCCCATCGCGGTCGTCGACCACCACCACCCGGACCCCGAGGCGGTGAACGACCTGCTCGACCACCACGTCAACCCGTACCTCCACGACGAGGACTACCGCATCACGACGGGGATGATGTGCGTCGAACTCGCACGTCTCATCGACCCGAGCGTGACCGACGAACTTCGCCACGTGCCCGCGGTCGCGGGCCTGTCGGACCGTTCGAAGGCCGAGGTCATGGAGGAGTTCCTCGCGCTCGCGGAAGAGGCAGGCTACGACCGCGACGCCATCGAGGACATCGGCGAGGCGCTCGACTACGCCGCCCACTGGCTCCGCTACAGCGAGGGCAAGACCCTCGTGAGCGACGTGCTCAACGTCGGCTCCGACGACGACGAGCGTCACCGCGACCTCGTCGAGTTCCTCTCGACGCGCGCCGCTCGTGACGTTGAGGAACAGCTCGACGCCGTCGAGCCCCACGTCGAACACGAGCGCCTCGACTCCGACGCGCACCTGTACCGCATCGACCTGGAGAACTTCGCCAAGCGGTTCACCTACCCCGCACCCGGGAAGACGACCGGCGAACTCCACGACCGCAAGGTCCGCGCGACGGGCGAACCGGTGATCACCATCGGCTACGGCCCCGACTTCGCCGTCCTCCGCTCCGACGGTGTCCGCCTCGACATCCCGCAGATGGTGACGGAACTGAACGAGGAGGTCGTCGGCGGCGGCGTCTCCGGCGGCGGTCACCTCGTCGTCGGCTCGATCAAGTTCGTCGAGGGGCGCCGCGAAGACGTCATCGACGCGCTCGTCGAGAAGATGGCCGACGCCGAACTCGACGAAGAGCTGTCGACGACGGTCGAACTCGACGACTGA
- a CDS encoding SHOCT domain-containing protein: MSTRATDRPILVAVLIALGLLLVLPTLFVGTGMLGVGGMMGGAWGGGMWATDSVPWWAYAVWTLSRLLVVGVVLGLGYLGYRALVGADERDAAVEELRRAYARGDLSDEEFERRRERLSREE; encoded by the coding sequence ATGTCAACAAGAGCCACCGACCGTCCGATTCTCGTCGCCGTCCTGATTGCGCTCGGCTTGCTGCTCGTCCTCCCGACCCTGTTCGTGGGGACCGGGATGCTGGGCGTCGGCGGCATGATGGGGGGCGCGTGGGGCGGCGGGATGTGGGCGACCGACTCTGTCCCGTGGTGGGCGTACGCCGTGTGGACACTGTCGCGACTGCTCGTGGTCGGTGTCGTGCTCGGCCTCGGCTACCTCGGCTACCGGGCGCTCGTCGGTGCCGACGAGCGCGACGCGGCGGTCGAGGAACTTCGTCGGGCGTACGCTCGTGGTGACCTGAGCGACGAGGAGTTCGAGCGCCGCCGCGAGCGACTGTCCAGAGAGGAGTGA
- a CDS encoding Mov34/MPN/PAD-1 family protein, with amino-acid sequence MRLFRSSDLLGIAADTLEFALEASRDTHPNEYMGFLRATDARDLGLERRGQVITDVLVIPGTTSTPESATVQEHMRPNSSRAVGSIHSHPNGVLRPSDADLATFHAGEVHIIIGAPYDRDCWRAFDADGDPRDLDVLDVALPDDEAFFDFDQTDIDAELYDE; translated from the coding sequence ATGCGACTGTTCCGGTCGAGCGACCTGCTCGGCATCGCGGCGGACACCCTCGAGTTCGCGCTGGAGGCCTCCCGGGACACCCACCCCAACGAGTACATGGGCTTCCTCCGCGCGACGGACGCCCGCGACCTCGGACTGGAGCGGCGGGGACAGGTCATCACCGACGTGCTCGTCATCCCCGGCACCACCTCGACGCCGGAGTCGGCGACCGTCCAAGAGCACATGCGGCCCAACTCCTCGCGCGCGGTCGGGTCGATCCACTCGCACCCGAACGGCGTCCTCCGTCCCTCGGACGCGGACCTCGCGACGTTCCACGCGGGCGAGGTGCACATCATCATCGGCGCGCCGTACGACCGCGACTGCTGGCGGGCGTTCGACGCCGACGGCGACCCTCGTGACCTCGACGTGCTCGACGTGGCCCTCCCCGACGACGAGGCGTTCTTCGACTTCGACCAGACCGACATCGACGCGGAGCTGTACGATGAGTGA